In Colletotrichum lupini chromosome 6, complete sequence, a single window of DNA contains:
- a CDS encoding zinc-binding dehydrogenase — MAPTPNKSFIFKQVPKGLPVAGQDLVTEDRPIDLEQDLNGGILIKVLYSSFDPYMRGRMRPAEAGKSYIPPFEQGAVIASSIVARVERSDAHQFAAGDLVTSFMGPNAEYAAIPAKFLPGFFKVPNTHNVDLPLFVGALGMPGMTAYEGFYDIGKPKKGETIFVSSAAGAVGQIVGQLAKAEGVKVIGSVGSDEKLDFIINELGFDAGFNYKTESPHDALKRLAPQGIDMYFENVGGDHLEAALESFNQQGRIIGCGMISDYNTPREQQKGVRGLFHLVAKKLSFQGFLVNLSPEKYRPFQEKVQPMIANGELKVKIHQTDSIDQAAEGFIGMLTGQNFGKAVLKIAQE; from the coding sequence ATGGCTCCTACTCCCAACAAGTCTTTCATCTTCAAGCAGGTCCCCAAGGGCCTGCCTGTCGCCGGCCAGGACCTCGTCACCGAGGATCGCCCCATCGACCTCGAGCAGGACCTCAACGGCGGCATCCTCATCAAGGTCCTCTACTCTTCCTTCGACCCCTACATGCGCGGCCGCATGCGCCCCGCCGAGGCCGGCAAGTCCTACATTCCTCCCTTTGAGCAGGGCGCCGTCATCGCCTCCTCCATCGTCGCCCGCGTCGAGCGCTCCGATGCTCACCAGTTCGCCGCCGGCGACCTCGTCACCTCCTTCATGGGCCCCAACGCCGAGTACGCCGCGATCCCCGCCAAGTTCCTCCCCGGCTTCTTCAAGGTCCCCAACACCCACAACGTCGACCTTCCCCTCTTCGTCGGCGCTCTCGGCATGCCCGGCATGACTGCCTACGAGGGTTTCTACGACATCGGTAAGCCTAAGAAGGGTGAGACCATCTTCGTCTCCTCCGCTGCCGGTGCCGTCGGCCAGATTGTCGGCCAGCTCGCCAAGGCTGAGGGCGTCAAGGTCATTGGCTCCGTCGGCAGCGACGAGAAGCTCGACTTCATCATCAACGAGCTCGGCTTCGACGCCGGCTTCAACTACAAGACCGAGTCCCCTCACGACGCCCTCAAGCGCCTCGCGCCCCAGGGTATCGACATGTACTTTGAGAACGTTGGCGGCGACCACCTCGAGGCCGCCCTCGAGTCCTTCAACCAGCAGGGCCGCATCATCGGCTGCGGCATGATCTCCGACTACAACACCCCGCGCGAGCAGCAGAAGGGCGTCCGCGGCCTCTTCCACCTCGTCGCCAAGAAGCTCTCCTTCCAGGGCTTCCTCGTTAACCTCTCACCCGAGAAGTACAGGCCTTTCCAGGAGAAGGTTCAGCCCATGATTGCCAACGGCGAGCTCAAGGTCAAGATCCACCAGACGGATAGCATCGACCAGGCTGCTGAGGGCTTCATTGGCATGCTTACCGGCCAGAACTTTGGCAAGGCTGTCTTGAAGATTGCCCAGGAGTAA
- a CDS encoding dynamin family protein: MGSLYEVPETSRHRPTNVSIRPERDMAPNIDSALGTADMANEQRGLLELIDKLQFAQLDNVKLPQIVVVGDQSAGKSSVLEAITGTPFPRDAGACTRFATEIRLRRSAEASLNVSIIPDKNKPFRDQERLKQFGGAVDTDMSFESLMRSAVEMIAPKNIPGRFAARDILVVEKRGPDMPLLTLVDLPGLVKNANNDQSMDDIKTIETLCDRYMKSSRTIILAVVGGNTDYVQAPILTKARHFDPSGSRTIGVLTKPDLCESIGLEDKFIELVQNRDKQNYFKLGWYVLLNPGPRDQGQPWPSARERRQREEEFFGRGKWRALPSSMCGANALKQKLSVQLQRHIGRHVKTLRKQIQKALDDCDSELKSMGTGKDTVEEMRIELVELFSSSKELVIPAVYGFYKNPPRKNFFRATADPRGTPAQNLRARAIEENEKFSHRIRQNGRKFGFSSSTAPGTADGVTISDSSKREFVGREVEMLLRQIRGSEFPMDPKPRAVYMLFQSYSENWPKLAQEHKDNLGVVCNEFLSEVIDFAWPQRMREPLRYQFLDVQMKKLLADAQVELEHLTQDMNLEIQPYDPEYEERLRKWQIETTKDGATYTEAQEVCEKMLIFYELAAKTFIRNTITQVVERHLLQGMYSIFNSVEILGMPAETVEAIAAENKETRDRRMTLKTQKTAIEEARDICASLAMRKELRMYADEDRDLEDNSSDSDEDKPKQTTTRKPVSNNASPSRETTHRSTRSRDEREERPSARTQPTESVTNGYSYGGHQAPAQAPPVPTSRPERTEPARTNTSTSQWEDEEYYRAPSSQQASAPAQAPPPPPRPQKLRPEDAASDAYSHRSQSSISEQQHANGYGGYYDANEHAPSSTRRVTAKKLFGRG, encoded by the exons ATGGGATCATTGTACGAGGTTCCAGAAACCAGTCGTCACCGCCCAACTAACGTCTCTATCAGACCCGAACGCGACATGGCTCCGAATATCGACTCGGCGCTGGGGACGGCGGACATGGCGAATGAGCAGCGCGGCCTTCTCGAGCTCATCGACAAGCTGCAGTTTGCCCAGCTCGACAATGTCAAGCTGCCAcagatcgtcgtcgtcggcgaCCAGTCGGCGGGAAAGAGTTCCGTCCTCGAGGCCATCACTGGCACCCCGTTCCCTCGTGATGCCGGCGCCTGCACACGATTCGCAACCGAGATCCGCCTGCGCAGGTCGGCCGAAGCGAGTCTCAACGTCTCCATCATCCCCGACAAGAACAAGCCTTTCAGAGACCAGGAGCGATTGAAACAATTTGGCGGAGCTGTCGACACAGACATGTCCTTTGAGTCTCTCATGAGATCTGCGGTGGAAATGATTGCCCCCAAGAACATTCCGGGCAGATTCGCCGCTCGCGACATTCTGGTGGTTGAGAAGAGAGGTCCCGACATGCCCCTGCTCACCCTCGTCGATCTTCCAGGTCTCGTCAAAAACGCCAACAACGACCAGTCGATGGACGATATCAAGACGATTGAGACCCTTTGCGACCGATATATGAAGAGTTCCCGAACCATTATCCTTGCTGTCGTTGGCGGCAACACCGATTACGTTCAGGCACCCATTCTCACAAAGGCACGTCACTTCGACCCCTCTGGCAGCCGTACCATTGGTGTCTTgacaaaacccgatcttTGCGAGTCGATCGGTCTGGAAGACAAGTTCATCGAGCTCGTCCAGAACAGAGATAAGCAAAACTACTTCAAGCTCGGCTGGTACGTTCTGCTGAACCCTGGACCCCGCGACCAAGGCCAGCCATGGCCTTCAGCTCGTGAACGTCGTCAACGTGAGGAAGAATTCTTTGGCCGCGGAAAATGGCGTGCTCTTCCCAGCTCCATGTGTGGTGCCAATGCGCTCAAGCAAAAGCTGAGTGTTCAGCTGCAACGTCACATTGGTCGTCACGTTAAGACACTTCGCAAGCAGATCCAGAAGGCGCTCGACGACTGCGACTCAGAGCTCAAGTCCATGGGCACTGGAAAGGACACTGTCGAGGAGATGCGCATCGAGCTTGTTGAGCTCTTCTCCAGTTCCAAGGAACTAGTTATCCCCGCCGTCTACGGTTTCTACAAGAATCCTCCTCGCAAGAACTTCTTCCGCGCCACAGCCGACCCCCGCGGCACTCCCGCTCAGAACTTGCGTGCCCGCGCCATTGAGGAGAACGAAAAGTTCTCGCACCGTATCCGCCAGAACGGTCGCAAGTTTGGCTTCTCGTCATCCACTGCACCCGGTACCGCAGATGGTGTTACCATCAGCGACAGCAGCAAGAGAGAGTTTGTCGGTAGAGAAGTCGAGATGCTTCTGCGACAGATTCGTGGTTCCGAATTTCCAATGGATCCCAAGCCTCGCGCTGTCTACATGCTATTCCAGAGCTACTCAGAGAACTGGCCAAAGCTCGCTCAGGAGCATAAGGACAATCTCGGCGTCGTGTGCAACGAGTTTCTCAGTGAGGTCATTGACTTCGCGTGGCCTCAGCGTATGCGCGAGCCCCTGCGCTACCAATTCCTCGATGTTCAGATGAAGAAGCTGCTGGCCGACGCACAGGTCGAGCTTGAGCACCTAACGCAAGACATGAACCTCGAAATCCAGCCGTACGACCCCGAATACGAGGAGCGTCTTCGCAAGTGGCAGATCGAGACCACCAAGGATGGTGCCACCTACACCGAGGCGCAGGAAGTCTGCGAGAAGATGTTGATTTTCTACGAGCTTGCGGCCAAGACCTTCATCCGCAACACCATTACACAGGTCGTCGAGAGACATTTGCTGCAGGGCATGTACAGCATCTTCAACTCTGTTGAGATTCTCGGCATGCCTGCCGAGACGGTCGAAGCTATCGCCGCCGAGAACAAGGAGACGCGCGACCGCAGAATGACGCTCAAGACGCAGAAGACTGCGATCGAGGAGGCCCGCGACATTTGCGCCAGCTTGGCCATGCGCAAGGAGCTGAGAATG TACGCCGATGAAGACCGCGATCTAGAGGACAACAGCTCCGATTCAGACGAAGACAAGCCAAAGCAGACAACTACGCGCAAGCCTGTCAGCAACAATGCCAGCCCGAGCCGCGAAACAACTCACCGCTCAACACGCTCTCGCGACGAGCGCGAGGAGCGTCCCTCAGCGAGAACACAACCCACTGAGTCGGTGACGAACGGCTACTCCTACGGCGGCCACCAAGCGCCGGCCCAGGCTCCTCCCGTCCCAACCTCGAGACCGGAGCGCACCGAGCCCGCTAGGACAAACACCAGCACATCTCAGTGGGAAGATGAAGAGTACTATAGAGCCCCTTCCTCCCAACAGGCCTCCGCGCCGGCCCAGGCACCTCCCCCGCCTCCTCGTCCCCAGAAGCTAAGGCCAGAGGATGCGGCGTCGGATGCGTATAGCCACCGCTCGCAGTCTTCGATTTCGGAGCAGCAGCACGCTAATGGTTACGGAGGGTATTATGACGCCAATGAGCACGCGCCCTCGTCTACGAGACGTGTGACTGCCAAGAAGCTGTTTGGTAGAGGTTAA
- a CDS encoding short-chain dehydrogenase, translated as MSPSFNNQTKASELVPVYAPHIAGRTILITGVSPGSIGDSFVKQVAVARPATFILAGRSPSKSQPLIDELGITHPEIKVKPLTLDLTSLASVRKAAETVTSWPDVPHIDILVNNAGIMASAYSLTEDGFESQFQTNHLGHFLFTNLIMFKILASPSPPRIVNVSSNAHRLGHVRWTDYNFNEGKHYDKWMAYGQSKTANSLFSLALAERLGPSKGVMAFSLCPGYVPTNLAAHEAHDFPGFLEALRKADVVVGSKYMWGMGDIEPKDMDQGAATHVFAAFDPELKDKNGEFLTDCRVADPWKEEVYPWARSKVDAEMLWALSEKLVGQEFRY; from the coding sequence ATGTCTCCTTCGTTCAACAACCAAACCAAAGCGAGCGAGCTGGTGCCCGTCTACGCCCCTCACATCGCCGGCAGGACGATACTCATCACGGGCGTCTCCCCAGGCAGCATCGGCGACAGCTTCGTCAAACAAGTCGCCGTAGCTAGGCCAGCCACATTCATCCTAGCCGGCCGCTCACCCTCAAAGTCCCAACCCCTCATCGACGAACTCGGAATCACACACCCCGAGATCAAGGTCAAGCCCTTGACTCTAGACCTCACCTCCCTCGCCAGCGTCCGAAAAGCAGCAGAGACAGTGACCTCATGGCCAGACGTCCCCCACATCGACATCCTCGTCAACAACGCCGGCATCATGGCCTCGGCCTACAGCCTCACAGAAGACGGCTTCGAAAGCCAGTTCCAGACAAACCACCTAGGCCACTTCCTCTTCACAAACCTCATCATGTTCAAAATCCTCGCATCCCCTTCCCCCCCGCGCATCGTCAACGTCAGCAGCAACGCCCACAGGCTCGGCCACGTGCGCTGGACGGACTACAACTTCAACGAAGGAAAGCACTACGACAAGTGGATGGCCTACGGGCAGTCCAAGACGGCCAACAGCCTCTTCTCCCTTGCCCTTGCCGAGAGGCTGGGCCCATCAAAGGGTGTGATGGCGTTTAGTCTGTGCCCGGGGTACGTTCCCACGAACCTTGCCGCGCACGAGGCGCATGACTTCCCCGGGTTCCTCGAAGCACTGCGTAAGGCTGATGTTGTGGTGGGGAGCAAGTATATGTGGGGAATGGGGGATATCGAGCCCAAGGATATGGACCAGGGTGCCGCGACGCACGTGTTTGCGGCGTTTGATCCAGAGCTAAAGGACAAGAATGGGGAGTTTCTTACTGATTGTCGTGTTGCCGACCCGTGGAAGGAGGAGGTATATCCTTGGGCTAGGAGCAAAGTCGACGCGGAGATGCTGTGGGCTCTGAGCGAGAAGCTTGTTGGGCAGGAGTTTAGATACTGA
- a CDS encoding transmembrane adaptor Erv26, with product MWILPLVGYLGSIVGFCFLTLAIASGLYYLSELVEEHTVFAKRLLTKLIYSVIVLQLLLCIVDRFPFKLTLMGVVSHVVYLGNMRRFPFVRLTDPLFLASCVLVLVNHYIWFRHFSAAQQRSYSNMHSYYDQPDVPSFTEIASYFGLCVWLIPFALFVSLSASDNVLPTMGSEDPLRDSSGKSKRQGFVKSIVDTVLGALAEVFRTVGWERS from the exons ATGTGGATTCTACCTTTGGTCGGCTACCTTGGCTCCATCGTGGGCTTCTGCTTTCTGACCCTCGCCATCG CTTCCGGTCTGTATTACTTATCGGAGCTTGTCGAGGAGCATACCGTTTTTGCGAAGCGCCTTCTTACAAAGTTGATTTACTCGGTTATTGTTTTGCAGCTCTTGCTATGCATCGTCGACCGATTTCCTTTCAAGTTGACCCTCATGGGAGTTGTCTCCCATGTCGTCTACCTCGGCAACATGCGCCGATTCCCTTTCGTTAGGCTGACTGACCCTCTGTTCCTGGCCTCTTGTG TTCTGGTCCTCGTCAACCACTACATTTGGTTCCGCCACTTCTCTGCCGCGCAGCAAAGATCGTACTCGAACATGCACTCTTACTACGATCAACCCGACGTCCCGAGCTTCACCGAGATCGCCTCATACTTTGGGCTCTGCGTTTGGCTCATTCCCTTTGCTCTCTTCGTGAGCTTGTCCGCTAGCGACAACGTCCTGCCTACGATGGGAAGCGAAGACCCCTTGCGGGACTCCTCTGGCAAGAGCAAGCGCCAAGGTTTCGTCAAGTCTATCGTAGATACAGTTCTTGGTGCGCTCGCGGAAGTCTTCAGAACAGTCGGATGGGAGCGGAGTTGA
- a CDS encoding methyltransferase: MSRPEDTLAADIHYNDSEARKYTTSSRIQNIQASMTRRALELLDLKQPSFILDVGCGSGLSGEILTAEGPEDGGPHTWVGMDVSPSMLDIALQRDVEGDLLLADIGQGVPFRAGSFDAAISISAIQWLCNAESSDTSPEGRLTRFFNGLYASLRRGGRAVCQFYPKNDTQRNMITQAAVKAGFGAGLLEDDPETKNVKLYLVLTVGGTAEGGRGGDITNVVDGMDNVDVEDARRKASQQSGKGDIKKGSKAWIVKKKEQMERKGKVVKSTSKYTGRKRRTAF; this comes from the exons ATGTCGCGCCCTGAGGATACCCT TGCGGCCGACATCCACTACAATGACTCCGAAGCCCGCAAGTACACGACGAGTTCTCGTATCCAGAATATCCAGGCGTCCATGACCCGCCGTGCTCTTGAGCTCCTCGACCTCAAACAGCCTTCCTTCATTCTCGACGTTGGCTGCGGCAGCGGTCTCTCCGGCGAAATCCTTACCGCTGAGGGCCCTGAAGATGGTGGACCACACACCTGGGTCGGCATGGATGTCTCACCATCCATGCTCGATATTGCTCTCCAAAGAGACGTAGAGGGCGATCTCCTCCTCGCAGATATCGGACAGGGCGTACCATTCCGCGCCGGTTCCTTCGACGCTGCTATCAGCATTTCCGCAATTCAATGGCTTTGCAACGCCGAGAGCAGTGATACCTCGCCCGAGGGCCGCCTCACCAGATTCTTCAACGGCCTCTACGCGTCATTACGCAGAGGAGGTCGCGCCGTGTGCCAGTTCTACCCCAAGAACGACACCCAGCGCAACATGATTACTCAGGCCGCAGTTAAGGCCGGCTTCGGCGCCGGTCTGCTCGAGGATGACCCCGAGACAAAGAACGTCAAGCTCTATCTTGTGCTGACTGTCGGCGGTACCGCAGAGGGCGGTCGCGGAGGAGACATCACAAATGTCGTTGATGGTATGGACAACGTTGATGTCGAGGACGCGAGGAGGAAGGCCAGTCAGCAGAGTGGTAAGGGTGACATCAAGAAGGGAAGTAAGGCGTGGATCGTCAAGAAGAAGGAGCAGATGGAGAGGAAGGGAAAGGTCGTCAAGTCTACCTCCAAATACACTGGGCGCAAGCGCAGAACCGCTTTCTAG
- a CDS encoding NADH-ubiquinone oxidoreductase 19.3 kDa subunit: MLCITTLDKLANWGRQSSMYPMTFGLACCAVEMMQIAGPRYDQDRFGFMFRASPRQSDVMIVAGTVTNKMAPAFRQVYDQMPEPRWVISMGSCANGGGYYHYSYSVVRGCDRLVPVDIYVPGCPPTSEALLYGMMQLQRKMRQGRTSRMWYLVVYLDEVSRGITASVVQFMVSSDAFFPPYCKPGIIGLSKSRIRDEDRFGWRRETLRGK, from the exons ATGCTGTGTAT AACCACCCTCGACAAGCTCGCCAACTGGGGTCGTCAGTCATCGATGTACCCAATGACATTCGGCCTCGCATGCTGCGCCGTAGAGATGATGCAAATCGCTGGGCCACGATACGATCAAGACCGATTCGGCTTCATGTTCCGAGCATCACCGCGACAGTCAGACGTCATGATAGTCGCCGGTACTGTCACGAATAAGATGGCGCCCGCTTTCCGCCAAGTCTACGATCAGATGCCGGAACCGCGTTGGGTCATTAGTATGGGGAGCTGCGCCAACGGCGGAGGGTATTACCACTACAGTTATTCTGTAGTCCGTGGTTGTGATCGCTTGGTGCCGGTGGATATCTATGTTCCTGGATGCCCGCCCACGAGCGAGGCGCTGCTTTATGGAATGATGCAACTGCAACGGAAGATGCGACAGGGAAGAACGTCGAGAATGTGGTATC TTGTTGTCTACCTCGATGAAGTCTCCCGAGGTATTACTGCATCCGTTGTTCAATTCATGGTGTCGTCAGATGCCTTTTTCCCTCCGTATTGCAAACCCGGGATCATTGGTCTCTCCAAGTCCAGAATTCGTGACGAGGACAGATTCGGGTGGAGAAGAGAGACTCTGAGAGGTAAATGA
- a CDS encoding cytochrome P450 monooxygenase encodes MALHTTTSLTHPVIGYTIGMLADRERTSKKQYLSTLLARIRQTELNEHYETYLHAAEELEATFAVLAEFPESRDIFHGFLWISNVSDHRGDLIALIQGHNASQEALVVYTYFCKIIQRLPTRWWSEKWVRGLKDVTAAKSVITFAMPSAALSLLVSAAALSIYGVATVIYNLFFHPLRRYPGPKLWAATPVPAAVNILRGTPHLTILELHKRYGDVVRVGPNELALAHADAWKDVCGHLKRGQDENGKDPKYGNEEMDKSLISASRERHGPARRLLSHAFSARAMAEQQPLMDRLISLFIQRVHEHSKRGTVAMDASKWFEWTTFDIIGDLAFGEPFGCLQNSASHPWVDSFFASMKIIPWIQAISDFPLFSVLKPLYFILFVPKDVLKQRHLSQVMAEENLKKRLAIGGDRPDFVQALLKSGEKHEMSPMEMRDNMVLLTTAGSETTATTLAATTYFLGNHPEVLAKLNAEVRSAFKSEQEIDVNSVQSLPYMLAVLRESMRVYPAVAIALLRQTPPSGAQIAGDWVTGGTTLGIWQYAAYHDPTKFLYPDAFIPERWLDDERFDGDQKNLHQPFSYGPRNCLGMNLAFAEMRLILARIIWNFDLELAPESKSWAAGQKVFFFWDKPPLWVYFKPRQEQ; translated from the exons ATGGCACTACACACCACGACCAGTCTAACTCACCCAGTCATTGGCTACACGATAGGAATGCTCGCAGACCGTGAGAGGACGTCAAAGAAGCAATACCTCAGCACCTTACTTGCTCGCATAAGACAAACCGAACTGAACGAACATTACGAAACGTACCTGCACGCCGCGGAAGAGCTTGAAGCGACTTTTGCGGTCCTGGCCGAGTTCCCTGAGAGCAGAGACATCTTTCACGGGTTCCTCTGGATTAGCAACGTATCGGACCATAGGGGAGATTTGATAGCTTTGATTCAGGGCCATAATGCCTCCCAGGAAGCACTGGTCGTGTACACGTACTTTTGCAAAATAATCCAAAGGCTTCCGACAAGATGGTGGTCTGAAAAATGGGTCCGGGGACTCAAGGATG TCACTGCAGCTAAGTCTGTAATCACATTCGCGATGCCTTCAGCCGCGTTGTCGCTCCTTGTTTCAGCGGCCGCG CTAAGCATCTACGGTGTGGCAACGGTCATCTACAACCTCTTCTTCCACCCCTTACGCCGCTACCCGGGACCCAAGCTATGGGCAGCTACGCCTGTACCTGCAGCCGTCAACATCCTCCGAGGCACTCCCCACCTGACCATTCTGGAACTCCACAAGCGCTACGGCGACGTCGTGCGCGTTGGACCCAACGAGCTGGCACTTGCACACGCTGACGCATGGAAGGATGTCTGCGGACATCTCAAGCGCGGACAAGACGAGAACGGAAAAGATCCAAAGTACGGCAACGAAGAGATGGACAAGAGTCTTATTTCGGCATCACGCGAGAGGCACGGGCCCGCACGACGACTTCTGTCTCACGCGTTCTCTGCTCGAGCAATGGCGGAGCAACAGCCCCTGATGGACCGATTGATCAGCCTCTTTATTCAGAGAGTACATGAACACAGCAAACGTGGAACGGTGGCTATGGATGCTTCCAAGTGGTTTGAGTGGACGACGTTCGACATTATTGGGGATCTGGCCTTTGGCGAGCCCTTTGGATGTCTGCAGAACTCGGCCTCGCACCCTTGGGTAGACAGCTTCTTCGCGTCCATGAAGATCATCCCGTGGATTCAAGCCATTAGCGACTTCCCTCTCTTCTCTGTGTTAAAGCCTCTCTACTTCATTCTTTTTGTTCCCAAAGATGTGCTGAAACAGCGGCATCTAAGCCAGGTGATGGCCGAGGAGAACCTGAAGAAGCGGCTGGCTATTGGGGGTGATCGGCCAGACTTTGTTCAAGCCTTGTTGAAGAGCGGCGAGAAACAC GAAATGTCTCCGATGGAGATGAGGGATAACATGGTCCTTCTCACCACCGCCGGCTCTGAGACAACTGCTACGACTCTCGCGGCAACGACATACTTTCTAGGCAACCACCCCGAAGTCCTCGCAAAGCTGAACGCCGAAGTTCGCTCAGCATTCAAGAGCGAGCAGGAGATTGATGTCAACAGCGTCCAGAGTCTTCCTTACATGCTTGCTGTTCTCAGAGAGTCAATGCGAGTTTATCCTGCTGTTGCGATTGCCTTGTTGCGTCAGACGCCTCCGAGCGGTGCGCAGATCGCCGGGGACTGGGTCACTGGAGGA ACGACTCTTGGTATCTGGCAGTATGCTGCGTATCACGATCCCACTAAGTTTCTTTATCCGGACGCGTTTATCCCGGAGCGTTGGTTGGATGATGAGCGTTTCGATGGCGACCAGAAAAACTTGCATCAGCCGTTTTCTTATGGCCCTCGCAATTGTTTAGGCATGAA CCTTGCTTTTGCTGAGATGAGGTTAATTCTTGCCCGCATAATTTGGAACTTCGACTTGGAGCTGGCGCCGGAAAGTAAATCTTGGGCAGCTGGTCAAAAAGTTTTCTTCTTCTGGGACAAGCCTCCCTTGTGGGTGTACTTCAAGCCCCGACAAGAGCAATGA